In the Dyella humicola genome, ATACGCGCCACCGATCTGGCCGCCGAGCTGGCGGCGGCGCGCCTGATGCTGGAGTCCTCCGCGGTCGCGCTGGACAGCGACGTGCTGCCGCCATCGTTGCCGGTCGATGTGGAGCGTGGCCTGGCACTGATACTGCGCGAGGCGGTCACCAATATTGCGCGGCATGCAAGGGCAACGCATGCACGCGTGTCGATCGTCGTGGTCGACCGCGTACTGCGTCTTTGCATCGAGGACAACGGTCGTGGCGGCGTCGGTAGCAACGGCAACGGCCTCAACGGCATGCGCGAACGTGTCTGCGCGTTGGGTGGTTCGCTGGAGGTTGACTCGCCGCCGGGCCACGGTACCCGTCTGCATATCCATGTGCCGCTGCGCATCCGCACGAATCCATGGGAGCGGGAGAGCGATGGCACCGACGACAACGCGGCGGCAGCCTCGACGTTGCCGCCGTTGGAACGGCGTGCGGTATGACGATCTTGTCTGGACCGCGCTCGGTCTTTCTGCCGTGTCTATCGGCCGTCAGCGCGACGACGGCGAGCACGATATTTTCAAGCAACAGAGGCACTCCCCCTATGCAAAAAGGCGATGACGACACTGGCGTCCTCTCCACCGATGGCAATGGCGCCCGCCTCGTCATGAGCACGACATGGCTGGGGAGCGCCGCATGATTCGCGTGTTGCTGGCCGAAGATCAGGCCATGGTGCGTGGCGCGCTGTCGGCCCTGCTCAATCTCGAAACGGATATCGACGTGCTGGGCTCGGCTGCCGATGGCGAGGCGGCGTGGCGTGAGCTGCAACGCCTGAAGCCCGACGTCCTGGTCACCGATATCGAGATGCCGGGCCTGACCGGACTGGAGCTGGCCCAGCGTATCCAGCGTCAGGAATTGCCGATCAAGGTGGTCATCGTGACCACTTTTGCGCGCCCTGGCTTTCTTCGTCGCGCGCTGGATGCCGGCGTGTCGGGCTATCTGCTGAAGGACGCACCTGCGGAGAACCTGGCAGAGGCGCTGCGCATGGTGCATCGGGGCGGTCGCGCCATCGACCCGCAACTGGCGCTGGAAGCCTGGTCGGAGGCCGACCCACTCAACGACCGCGAGCGGCAGGTGCTGCGTCTGGCCGGGGAAGGACAATCGGCCAACGATATCGCCAGTCAGCTCAATCTTTCACATGGGACGGTACGCAACTACCTTTCCGAGGCCATCGGGAAGCTGGGCGCGACGAACCGGATCGAGGCTTACAGGCTGGCGCGTCAGAAGGGTTGGCTCTGAGGGTCTGTTCAAAGTCTCCGCTACGGACAGGTGTTTGTACTCATTAGCTACTCGTCATCCCAGCATTCGCTGGAATGACGACTTAGGAAAGAGTGACGTTTCAGGCCTATCCAGCCCGCGTCACACGCCGCAAGCCAGCGGCCTGACATCGTGATGGGCTGTCGAAATGGGGTTTTGCGCGATAATGTCCCATTCGACGCTCAAGCCACGCCGTGAAGAAGACCGATTTCGATTTTGAACTCCCGCCCGAGCTGATCGCCCAGGCGCCGCTGGCCGAGCGCTCGGCCAGCCGTCTGCTGGTGCTCGATGTGGATGCGCAGACGCGCCAGGACCGCCTGTTCCGCGAGCTACCTGAATTCCTGCGCGAAGGCGACCTGCTCGTGTTCAACGACACGCGCGTGTTACCGGCGCGACTGCATGGGCGCAAGGACACCGGCGGCGCGGTCGAGATCCTGATCGAACGGGTCACCGGCACGCACGAAGCCACCGTGCAGTTGGGTGTCAGCAAGAAACCGAAGGAAGGCGGGCGCATCGAACTGGCGGATGGCAGCCATGCCGTGGTGCTGGGGCGCGATGGGGCATTCTTCCGATTGCGCTTCGAATCGCCTGATCCGCTGGAGCGGTTGTTGCTCCGGCTCGGCGAAATGCCGCT is a window encoding:
- a CDS encoding response regulator transcription factor encodes the protein MIRVLLAEDQAMVRGALSALLNLETDIDVLGSAADGEAAWRELQRLKPDVLVTDIEMPGLTGLELAQRIQRQELPIKVVIVTTFARPGFLRRALDAGVSGYLLKDAPAENLAEALRMVHRGGRAIDPQLALEAWSEADPLNDRERQVLRLAGEGQSANDIASQLNLSHGTVRNYLSEAIGKLGATNRIEAYRLARQKGWL